The following proteins are encoded in a genomic region of Paenibacillus sp. FSL H3-0469:
- a CDS encoding NAD-dependent protein deacylase, translating to MEQLQQLTSWIQKSNNIVFFGGAGTSTESGIPDFRSAAGLYQTQHNSPYPPEVMLSRSFFMSSPDIFFDFYRSKMIHPGAKPNGAHSLLAELEESGRLKAVITQNIDGLHQIAGSRRVLELHGSIHRNHCMGCQRYYGLEEWLAQEGSVPRCEDCGGIIKPDVVLYEEALDHEVLVEAVDAITAADLLIIGGTSLTVQPAASLVTYFRGQHTVLLNGEPTPYDDQADLIITERIGEVLGRVQRLLG from the coding sequence ATGGAACAATTACAGCAACTGACTTCCTGGATTCAAAAAAGTAATAATATCGTCTTTTTCGGCGGTGCCGGAACATCGACGGAGAGCGGCATCCCGGATTTCCGTTCGGCAGCCGGTCTGTACCAGACGCAGCACAACTCTCCCTATCCGCCTGAGGTGATGCTCAGCCGCAGCTTTTTTATGTCCTCACCGGACATTTTTTTTGATTTCTACCGCAGCAAGATGATTCATCCCGGAGCGAAGCCGAACGGGGCCCACAGTCTGCTTGCAGAGCTGGAGGAGAGCGGTAGGCTGAAGGCGGTCATTACGCAAAATATCGACGGCCTTCATCAGATTGCCGGCAGCCGCCGGGTTCTGGAGCTGCACGGCTCTATCCACCGCAATCACTGCATGGGGTGCCAGCGCTACTACGGTCTGGAGGAATGGCTGGCGCAGGAAGGCTCTGTGCCGCGCTGCGAGGACTGCGGGGGCATCATCAAGCCGGATGTGGTGCTCTATGAGGAAGCGCTAGATCATGAAGTGCTGGTTGAAGCCGTGGATGCCATTACAGCGGCGGATCTGCTGATCATCGGCGGTACCTCGCTTACCGTTCAGCCTGCTGCAAGTCTGGTCACTTACTTCAGGGGGCAGCATACTGTACTGCTTAACGGCGAGCCTACCCCGTATGACGATCAGGCAGATCTGATTATTACAGAGCGGATCGGAGAGGTGCTGGGCAGAGTGCAGAGACTGCTGGGCTAA
- a CDS encoding HAD family hydrolase, which translates to MPVLHINELSVPVSGILFDKDGTLLDLLATWGSWAELVLEGLGSQLTLIGSRPVTGADLAPVLGTTHDASGRITGYDPAGPLSMATAEESTGILAWQLYTAGVPWNEAVTRVNAISKEAMNELRRRRTAVPMPGLIPFLEQCAAASLKLGVVTSDNLSTTREHLEWLGISEYFGAVVTRDRVKYGKPAPEMAEKACQELGLLPEEAVIIGDSNADMQLGRGAGLRLAVGISPDGRANHLLDADMVVSGYPALRLTV; encoded by the coding sequence ATGCCTGTATTGCACATCAACGAACTCTCCGTTCCCGTAAGCGGCATCCTGTTCGATAAGGACGGCACGCTGCTTGATCTCCTGGCTACCTGGGGCAGCTGGGCTGAGCTGGTGCTTGAGGGGCTGGGCAGCCAGCTGACTCTAATTGGCAGCAGACCTGTAACGGGAGCTGATCTGGCCCCGGTGCTGGGGACGACACATGATGCTTCCGGACGAATTACCGGTTATGATCCCGCAGGTCCGCTGTCCATGGCAACGGCTGAGGAATCCACCGGGATTCTGGCCTGGCAGCTCTATACAGCGGGCGTCCCCTGGAATGAAGCGGTGACGCGCGTGAATGCCATCTCCAAGGAGGCCATGAATGAGCTGCGCCGCCGCCGTACGGCTGTGCCCATGCCGGGATTAATACCATTCCTGGAGCAGTGTGCCGCCGCTTCCCTGAAGCTTGGCGTTGTAACCTCTGACAATCTGTCCACCACCCGCGAGCATCTGGAATGGCTTGGCATCTCGGAATACTTCGGGGCGGTGGTTACTCGCGACCGGGTTAAGTACGGCAAGCCTGCACCGGAGATGGCTGAGAAGGCCTGCCAGGAGCTTGGGCTGCTGCCCGAAGAGGCGGTTATTATCGGTGACAGCAATGCGGATATGCAGCTGGGCCGGGGGGCGGGACTGCGGCTGGCGGTCGGAATCTCACCGGACGGAAGGGCAAACCATCTGCTGGATGCGGATATGGTCGTATCCGGCTACCCGGCACTCCGCTTAACGGTCTGA
- the mgrA gene encoding L-glyceraldehyde 3-phosphate reductase, which translates to MVYVASDERYEGMRYNRTGRSGLKLPAISLGLWHNFGGIDAYENGREMITRAFDLGITHFDLANNYGPPAGSAEELFGKVLARDLAPYRDELVISTKAGYTMWPGPYGDWGSRKYILSSLDQSLKRLGLDYVDIFYSHRPDPETPMEETMGALDHAVRSGKALYIGLSNYSAEQTRQAIAILKDLGTPLLIHQPRYSMLDRWIEGGLQEVLEEHGVGSIAFTPLAQGLLTNKYLNGIPGDSRAAGPSAALNESRITPEVLRRIHALNQMAVARGQSLAQFALLWTLRGGRITSALIGASRVSQIEENIAALSHSDFTQEELDRIETILKTEE; encoded by the coding sequence ATGGTATATGTGGCTAGTGATGAACGGTATGAAGGGATGCGTTACAACCGCACCGGCAGGTCCGGCCTCAAGCTTCCGGCCATCTCACTCGGCCTGTGGCATAATTTTGGCGGCATTGATGCTTATGAGAACGGCCGTGAGATGATTACCCGCGCTTTTGATCTCGGGATTACCCACTTTGACCTGGCGAATAACTACGGGCCTCCGGCCGGATCGGCGGAAGAGCTGTTCGGCAAGGTGCTGGCCCGGGATCTCGCGCCGTACCGCGACGAGCTGGTAATCTCGACCAAGGCGGGATATACGATGTGGCCCGGCCCTTATGGGGACTGGGGGTCACGTAAATATATCCTATCCAGTTTGGACCAGAGCCTGAAGCGGCTGGGACTGGATTATGTGGATATCTTCTACTCCCACCGCCCGGACCCGGAGACACCTATGGAGGAAACGATGGGAGCGCTGGATCATGCTGTCCGCTCAGGCAAGGCGCTGTACATTGGCTTATCGAACTATTCGGCGGAGCAGACCCGGCAGGCTATTGCGATTCTGAAAGACCTGGGCACTCCGCTGCTGATTCACCAGCCGAGGTATTCCATGCTGGACCGCTGGATTGAAGGCGGGCTTCAGGAGGTGCTGGAGGAGCATGGGGTAGGCAGTATTGCCTTCACGCCGCTGGCTCAGGGTCTGCTGACGAATAAATATCTGAACGGCATTCCTGGAGATTCCCGGGCAGCCGGACCTTCGGCTGCGCTGAATGAGAGCCGGATTACGCCGGAGGTGCTGCGCAGAATCCACGCGCTGAACCAGATGGCGGTAGCGCGCGGCCAGAGTCTGGCCCAGTTCGCCCTGCTCTGGACGCTGCGCGGCGGCCGGATCACCTCGGCATTGATCGGCGCCAGCCGGGTCAGCCAGATCGAGGAGAATATAGCCGCGCTGTCCCATAGTGACTTCACGCAGGAAGAGCTGGACCGGATCGAAACGATCCTTAAGACAGAAGAGTGA
- a CDS encoding alpha/beta hydrolase — MKKNIIRRRVLIGVVLVLLVAGVFIWRYLTPYKPEARAETALISAGGVTVEENDNWISFDPSVVLGTAVIFYPGALVKAEAYAPLARKVAAAGHPFYIARMPLNLAVIKGDAAEEIIRVHPKQSFVLGGHSLGGVMASRFAADHAGQLEGVFFLASYPDEKGSLKDTTLSVLSVLGTQDKVVDQKSYNKGRSYLPGNTVYVSVEGGNHAQFGSYGAQKGDGTAAITEEEQQTRTVRAMLDWLGNLRQSK; from the coding sequence ATGAAAAAGAATATAATCAGACGCCGTGTGCTTATTGGAGTGGTGTTGGTTCTACTGGTGGCGGGGGTGTTTATATGGAGGTATCTGACCCCGTATAAGCCGGAGGCACGGGCTGAAACCGCCCTGATCTCTGCCGGGGGAGTCACTGTTGAAGAGAATGACAACTGGATCTCGTTCGACCCCTCAGTGGTGCTAGGCACCGCTGTGATCTTTTATCCGGGAGCACTGGTCAAGGCGGAAGCATATGCGCCGCTGGCCCGTAAAGTTGCCGCTGCCGGTCACCCGTTCTACATTGCCAGAATGCCGCTTAATCTGGCTGTAATCAAAGGCGATGCCGCCGAAGAGATTATCCGCGTGCATCCGAAGCAGTCATTCGTCCTGGGCGGACATTCGCTGGGCGGCGTAATGGCTTCACGCTTTGCTGCGGATCATGCCGGCCAGCTGGAAGGCGTTTTTTTTCTGGCCTCGTATCCCGATGAGAAAGGCAGCCTGAAGGACACCACGCTGTCCGTCTTGTCTGTGCTGGGCACGCAGGATAAAGTCGTAGACCAGAAGAGCTATAACAAAGGGCGTTCCTATCTGCCGGGCAATACCGTATATGTGTCGGTTGAAGGCGGTAACCATGCCCAATTCGGCAGCTACGGGGCGCAAAAGGGTGACGGGACCGCTGCGATTACCGAAGAAGAACAGCAGACACGGACCGTCCGGGCGATGCTGGACTGGCTGGGGAATCTGCGCCAGAGCAAATGA
- a CDS encoding fucose 4-O-acetylase: MTRESPLDTRGETFFLNLRFMLIVTVFVANAIEPLIQEMSGLHTLYQWIFSFHMPLFVLVTGYFARSSLHGAPGRKVLLQIALQYVIFQSLYSLLDASLFHVNNIQHSFFAPYLLLWFLASHICWRLLMLGMSRWTRSAQLAFAVTAGMAVGYLQLDGIWFSISRTFVYLPFFVIGYHFSFGAFVKLYQRYVKSIAAAASLLLLLAVGLFGSDLPIGWLYGSMTYMQLGAHEWYAGLFRLAVYGLQFIASLSFLGLVPYGLSRMTGLGRRTLYVFLLHGFVVRTAVISGLYAYIGNSAGAALLLAGAVGCTVLLAQPAVRRLLNPLVEPPIDWMISLQRAAIRRSL, from the coding sequence ATGACCCGGGAAAGCCCGCTTGACACGCGCGGAGAGACTTTTTTTCTTAACCTGCGCTTCATGCTCATTGTAACTGTCTTTGTGGCCAATGCGATCGAACCCCTGATTCAAGAAATGAGCGGACTTCACACGCTTTACCAGTGGATCTTCAGTTTTCATATGCCGCTGTTTGTACTGGTGACCGGATACTTTGCCCGTTCAAGCTTACATGGAGCGCCTGGACGCAAGGTACTCCTGCAGATTGCCCTGCAATATGTTATTTTTCAGAGCCTCTACTCCCTACTTGACGCCTCCCTGTTTCATGTCAATAATATACAGCATTCCTTCTTTGCTCCTTATCTGCTGCTCTGGTTCCTGGCCAGCCACATCTGCTGGCGCCTGCTGATGCTGGGCATGAGCCGCTGGACCCGCAGCGCCCAACTGGCCTTCGCTGTTACGGCAGGAATGGCCGTAGGTTATCTGCAACTGGACGGGATCTGGTTCAGCATCAGCCGCACCTTTGTCTATTTGCCCTTTTTTGTGATCGGGTACCATTTCTCCTTCGGAGCTTTTGTGAAGCTGTATCAGCGGTATGTCAAAAGCATTGCCGCCGCCGCTTCGCTCCTGCTGCTCCTTGCTGTCGGCCTGTTTGGCAGTGATCTCCCCATCGGCTGGCTATACGGCAGTATGACTTATATGCAGCTTGGCGCCCATGAATGGTATGCGGGTCTGTTCCGGCTGGCGGTCTATGGCCTGCAATTCATCGCCTCCCTGTCATTTCTGGGCCTGGTGCCTTACGGGTTAAGCCGCATGACCGGTCTGGGACGCCGGACCCTCTATGTTTTTCTGCTGCATGGCTTTGTGGTCCGCACGGCGGTGATTTCCGGCCTGTATGCCTATATCGGCAACTCCGCCGGAGCAGCCCTGCTGCTCGCCGGTGCAGTAGGATGCACGGTGCTGCTCGCCCAGCCTGCGGTCAGACGTCTGCTGAATCCGCTCGTGGAGCCGCCCATAGACTGGATGATCTCCCTGCAGCGTGCCGCCATC
- a CDS encoding AraC family transcriptional regulator, whose protein sequence is MQHTYSVGSNPVYYDKQLLHVLFAGESQTLPLHQAGPKIYDYYLLHYIESGSGVFRTEEHTYELGAGDCFLIHPGQLVSYISDQQEPWRYRWAAFTGTDAGQLAQQAGFAPLAPVLSTAGGSVIPGALAGMMSAFYANKESAALTSLGYLYLIAGEAAELLVSSSRLPGAESQIKRTVKQMIHYMASQYAHPVSIEQMCGSLGYNRAYLSRIFKQETGLSPVTYLLKLRVEKSRQLLRERPELSVEQVAASVGLTDALYFSRQFKRFYRQSPTAYRQATVNPGEK, encoded by the coding sequence GTGCAACATACCTATTCAGTAGGATCAAATCCTGTATATTACGATAAGCAGCTGCTGCATGTACTCTTTGCAGGAGAGAGCCAGACGCTCCCGCTGCATCAGGCAGGCCCCAAGATCTACGATTACTATCTGCTCCATTATATTGAATCAGGCTCCGGGGTCTTCCGGACAGAGGAGCATACGTACGAGCTGGGAGCCGGAGACTGCTTCCTGATCCATCCGGGCCAGCTGGTCAGCTACATCTCTGATCAGCAGGAGCCCTGGCGCTACCGCTGGGCTGCCTTCACCGGTACTGATGCCGGTCAGCTTGCGCAGCAGGCAGGCTTCGCGCCGCTCGCCCCGGTACTGTCTACCGCAGGCGGCAGTGTCATTCCCGGAGCGCTTGCCGGGATGATGTCCGCCTTCTATGCCAATAAGGAGAGCGCCGCCCTGACCTCTCTGGGGTATCTGTACCTCATCGCAGGGGAGGCAGCGGAGCTGCTGGTCTCCTCCTCCCGGCTGCCGGGTGCGGAATCACAGATCAAGCGGACGGTGAAGCAGATGATTCACTACATGGCTTCTCAGTATGCCCATCCGGTCTCAATTGAACAGATGTGCGGCAGTCTGGGGTATAACCGTGCTTATCTCTCCCGCATCTTCAAGCAGGAGACCGGGCTCTCTCCGGTCACTTACCTGCTCAAGCTGCGGGTGGAGAAGTCACGCCAGCTGCTGCGTGAACGCCCTGAGCTGTCCGTGGAGCAGGTAGCAGCATCAGTCGGACTGACCGATGCCCTGTATTTCTCCCGGCAGTTCAAGCGCTTTTACCGCCAGTCCCCCACCGCTTACCGCCAAGCTACAGTGAACCCTGGGGAGAAATAG